The genomic DNA AATGATCGAGAAGGCTGAGAATCTGTCTCTCATTCAGATCACTCCCGACAACTCTGCCCCGATATACTGCATCAACCCCGAGGAGGGTATGACTGATCCCAAGACGCTCTGCAATTGCACCTGTTGTGCTCCCTGCTCCAAGAAGATAGAGGGTATCATCACGCATAATCTCTGTAATGAACGACGCTATCTCTTCTGTTGCCCGCCGGTCATCACCACAGGAGATCTGCTTGCATGACTGGCAGGGGATAGATGATGAAGGAATTTTTGCATAACCAAAAAGCCTGGTATTCAGATTTCCTTTCCGGTAATCTTCCTCATCCACATCCATGACTTCTCCGTCGGTATACGAATATCCGTTCCATTGAGAGAGAAGTTTTGCTGCAGACTCCGGCGATGTGGCAAAAACTCCGGAATAGATCTTGACACCGGTCGGAATACCCAGGATAAGGGTTTTTGCTCCGGTACAGGAGTACACGTCCCGTGCTGTCCCGTCCCCTCCACAGAATATGATGATATCGCAGTTATTTTGAAGAAATTTCTTACATGCCTCAATGGTATCCGCAGCGGTGGTGGATATGGATGTATTCTGGTCAGATTGAGAATTATCTGGATGATACTGGCAGGTATAGGAAATTTTTGCAGATTTCAGTTCATCTTCCCCCATCTCCCCGCCTGCCGTGAAAAAAAGGAGATCTTTCCGGGTTAGGCCGGATAAAAACCTGATTGCTTTTGCAGGAGATTCTCTGACTGCACCCCTCGCTATTGCTTCCTTTATTCGCCCGTCAGTTCCTTTCAGGCCTACCGCACCACCCATCCCGGCATAGGGATTGACGATAAACCCGACTTTTATCATGAGATGGCAGGGAGTTTTTTCAGGGATTCTGCAATCAATTCTGCCGGATATTCATAATCAACGAGGGATCCTGCAAAGTATCCTTCATAACTGGAGAGATCAAAGTGCCCATGTCCACTGTTATTAAAGATGATAGTCTTTGCCTCTCCGGTCTTTTTGCATTCAAGTGCCTTGTCGATTGCAACCCTGATGGCATGTGCAGACTCTGGTGCAGGAATGATACCTTCTGCACGTGCGAACATCACCGCTGCATCAAACACCTCATTCTGATAGACGGAGGTTGAATCAATCAACTGATCTGCATGAAGTCGTGATACCAGTGGTGCCATTCCATGATATCTGAGCCCACCGGCGTGGATGGAGGGAGGGATGAAATCATGACCAAGGGTGAACATCTTCAGGAGCGGCGTCAGTCCCGCCACATCTCCAAAGTCATAAGCATACATCCCTCTGGTCATGGATGGGCATGCAGCTGGTTCTACCCCGATGATCTCCACATCCGGATTCTTCCCGTCAATCTTATCCTTCACAAATGGGAAACAAAGACCGGCAAGATTTGACCCTCCACCTGCGGAAGCAATGACGATATCTGCTGTCTCATCAACCATATCAAGTTGTTTTTGTGCCTCCTGGCCAATGATGGTCTGATGCAGGCAGACATGATTGAGGACACTACCAAGTGAGTAATTTGTGTTGTCATGGGTTGCTGCATCCTCAACCGCTTCAGATATGGCGATTCCAAGACTACCGGGGGTGTCCGGATCTTTTGCTAGGATCGCCCGTCCGGAGTTGGTATCTGGTGATGGCGAGGGAACACAGGTGGCTCCCCAGGTCTGCATCATCATCTTCCGGTATGGTTTCTGGTCATAACTTCCCCTGACCATGTAGACTTTACATTCCATACCAAAGAGCTGGGTGGCAAATGCAAGGGATGAACCCCATTGACCTGCACCGGTCTCGGTGGCAATCCGTTCAATCCCTTCTTTCATATTATAATATGCCTGGGCTATGGCGGTGTTTGGCTTATGTGAACCGGGCGGACTTACTCCTTCGTACTTATAGTAGATCTTTGCCGGAGTTTTCAGTATCTTTTCAAGACGGTGTGCACGGAAGAGCGGGGATGGTCTCCAGAGGGTATAGATATCCCGAACTTCTTCAGGAATGTCAATGTACCGGTCCTGGCACATCTCCTGTCTGATAAGTTCTTTTGGAAAGATTGGTTCGAGATCCACAGGTCCGACCGGCTTTTTTGTCTGGGGATGCATAGGAGGATCGAGAGGGGTTTTTAAGTCTGCCTGAATGTTATACCACTTTTTTGGGATCTCATTCTCATCGAGAAGTATCTTTGTGTTCATGTATACTTTAGTTTATCAATGACTATATTTATACATTCGTGTACGAATTTGGAAATTGTGATTCAGTCACAAAAATTTCGGCGATTATGAAATATGGAATTAGGTCCTTGTTTTCAGGTATACAGCGAAGATTATTATCAGAATGGCAGGCCAGATCATGGCCCATCCGGTAAAGCAGAATATTATCCCGGTCAGAACCAGAGAAACGGCACTGACTCCCATACCAGACCAACTGTCTTTCATGAGCACAAGACCTGCTGCACATCCAGCAAAATAGGTGAGGATAAACGTCGCATTTGGTATCTGAATGAGCACATCAAGAGTTATTATCCCACTAATATAAATACCGAGTATCAGATAAAAACAACAGAAAAGGAACGCCAGCCCGCCGACAGGGGTCTGGTAAACCGAATGAAGGAGTGAGAACTGCCGTGGTGCATACCCTGCCTTTGAAATGGCATAGGCAAGCCGTCCTGCAGCACCGGTATATGCAATCGCCGGAGCAGTCGTAATAAACAGAGT from Methanospirillum hungatei JF-1 includes the following:
- a CDS encoding ATP-NAD kinase family protein; amino-acid sequence: MIKVGFIVNPYAGMGGAVGLKGTDGRIKEAIARGAVRESPAKAIRFLSGLTRKDLLFFTAGGEMGEDELKSAKISYTCQYHPDNSQSDQNTSISTTAADTIEACKKFLQNNCDIIIFCGGDGTARDVYSCTGAKTLILGIPTGVKIYSGVFATSPESAAKLLSQWNGYSYTDGEVMDVDEEDYRKGNLNTRLFGYAKIPSSSIPCQSCKQISCGDDRRATEEIASFITEIMRDDTLYLLGAGSTTGAIAERLGISHTLLGVDAVYRGRVVGSDLNERQILSLLDHYGKVKIIISPIGAQGFILGRGNQQISHHVLARTGIDALIVVATEAKLKNTKSLYIDTGNQAMNEACGDTIQVICGYRMAIRAKLNKEIILSECGPGG
- a CDS encoding TrpB-like pyridoxal phosphate-dependent enzyme codes for the protein MNTKILLDENEIPKKWYNIQADLKTPLDPPMHPQTKKPVGPVDLEPIFPKELIRQEMCQDRYIDIPEEVRDIYTLWRPSPLFRAHRLEKILKTPAKIYYKYEGVSPPGSHKPNTAIAQAYYNMKEGIERIATETGAGQWGSSLAFATQLFGMECKVYMVRGSYDQKPYRKMMMQTWGATCVPSPSPDTNSGRAILAKDPDTPGSLGIAISEAVEDAATHDNTNYSLGSVLNHVCLHQTIIGQEAQKQLDMVDETADIVIASAGGGSNLAGLCFPFVKDKIDGKNPDVEIIGVEPAACPSMTRGMYAYDFGDVAGLTPLLKMFTLGHDFIPPSIHAGGLRYHGMAPLVSRLHADQLIDSTSVYQNEVFDAAVMFARAEGIIPAPESAHAIRVAIDKALECKKTGEAKTIIFNNSGHGHFDLSSYEGYFAGSLVDYEYPAELIAESLKKLPAIS